One window of Acanthochromis polyacanthus isolate Apoly-LR-REF ecotype Palm Island chromosome 19, KAUST_Apoly_ChrSc, whole genome shotgun sequence genomic DNA carries:
- the LOC110955432 gene encoding translational activator of cytochrome c oxidase 1 has product MDHNLTSPQLGSAGFTRTVAAALLAGMAAPALLRSLRTLRPPALAAVSGRLPAPDSVLPPASCAPSPVWRTLLVRTLLLSAASCAGHNKWSKVKNIKGPKDEARGKMIMKFGMMIRIAVKEGGSNPDLNLHLAQILEQCRSKNMPKASVDAAIKSAEKAKPATQHMFEARGPGGCSLLIEVLTDNNSRTHQEVKRLLTKNGGMLSEGARHNFSRRGVVLVSGQNVSTERALELAIEAGAEDVLETEDEEEKPLLQFICDMTELHKVRVSLEKLGMQISSAGLEFVPHNHSSLDQEQLDAASTLIEALTDYPDVVRVWDNIQAHS; this is encoded by the exons atggaCCACAATCTGACGTCACCGCAACTAGGAAGCGCCGGTTTCACAAGGACAGTAGCGGCTGCTCTCCTGGCT GGCATGGCGGCTCCGGCGCTGCTCCGGTCTTTAAGGACCCTCAGACCCCCAGCTCTGGCCGCAGTCTCCGGCAGACTCCCGGCTCCAGACTCCGTCCTCCCGCCGGCCTCCTGTGCTCCGTCCCCGGTGTGGAGGACTCTTCTGGTCCGCACGCTGCTGCTGAGCGCCGCCTCATGCGCAGGACACAACAAGTGGTCGAAGGTGAAGAACATCAAGGGTCCCAAAGATGAGGCGAGGGGGAAGATGATCATGAAGTTTGGGATGATGATAAGAATAGCTGTGAAAG AAGGTGGATCCAACCCAGACCTGAACCTACACTTGGCTCAGATATTGGAGCAGTGCAGGAGCAAGAACATGCCCAAAGCTTCAGTAGATGCTGCAATCAAGAGTGCA GAAAAGGCCAAACCAGCGACCCAGCACATGTTCGAGGCTCGGGGGCCTGGTGGGTGTTCGCTGCTCATCGAGGTCCTGACTGACAACAACTCACGCACCCACCAGGAAGTCAAGCGCCTGTTAACCAAGAACGG AGGGATGCTGTCAGAAGGAGCCCGCCACAACTTCAGCAGGAGGGGGGTGGTGCTGGTTTCTGGTCAGAACGTCTCCACAGAGAGAGCTCTGGAACTGGCCATCGAAGCCGGAGCTGAAGACGTCCTGGAGAccgaggatgaggaggagaagcCGCTACTGCAG TTTATTTGTGATATGACGGAGCTGCATAAGGTTCGGGTCTCACTGGAAAAGCTGGGGATGCAGATTTCATCGGCTGGGCTGGAGTTCGTTCCCCATAACCACTCGTCTCTGGACCAGGAGCAGCTGGACGCTGCGTCGACTCTAATAGAAGCTCTCACTGACTATCCAGATGTAGTTCGAGTGTGGGACAACATCCAGGCTCACAGCTGA